The genomic window CAATCACTTTATAAACTCAGACGAGAAAGACGATAATGCTGTTTTTGTTCCGTTAAGAGATCAAAAAGCACCAAAAGCCTGGTCATAAAAAGCTAATCGGAATTGGCCACAAAGACGCTAAGTCGCAAAGCTTTATTGTAAGAATCAAAAAAAGAAAAAAACTTTGCGCCTTCGCGTGAGATTAAAAAAACAAAGAAGAGAAAGAAAAACTTTGCGTCTTCGCGCCTTCGTGGCAAAATAAAAAATCAGCTCCAAAAAAAAAAAAAAACATTTAACGTTTGCTGTCCTTCTTACCCTCTTTTTTACTGCGCCATCATAACTCTCATGATTGTAAAAAGAGGGATAAGAAACAGGAACAAAAATTTATTACCATGGAAGAAATCTTAAATCAATACGAAACAGTTCATGCAAGCGATGCAACAATTTGGTTTAAAGCAGGTAAAGTAGAAGATTTTCCAACCAACCGAGGCGGCTGCATCAAATACAAAAACAAGCAGATTGCTATTTTCAATTTTACACGCCGCAACGAATGGTACGCTTGTCAAAATGCCTGCCCGCACAAAATGGAAATGGTACTTTCAAGAGGAATGACAGGATCTGCAGATGACGTTCCTAAAATCGCCTGTCCGATGCATAAAAAAACATTTTCACTTGTTGATGGATCGAACCTAAACGGAGATGATTTTAAAATTGCAACGTATCCGATTAAGGTTGTGGAGAATGAAGTATTTGTTGGCTTTGTGGATTAGTTTATAAGTCATAGATTTCGCAGATTAAATAGATTATTTTTTCTCGCCACGAATTCACGAATCATTGTGTTCAATTTGTGCAATTAATTTCACTAATCTAATTCGCTTTAATTCGTGAATTCGTGGCGGAAAAACTTTAATCTGCAGCAAAAAAATCATTCGTGAATTCGTGGCAGAAAAAAAATCATAATTCCTTATCTTTGGATTCTATTATCCGACCAAAAAAATGACAACACCTTTCCAAAAAGCAAGCGAATGGATTGATGCCGAAAATGCACAAGATCCGAACATCGAAATCGATCAAAACCAGGAATATCCTAAAGAATTATTGTATTCGAACAGGATGTACGAAAGACTGATGCAATTTGAACCAAATGCATCTGAAGAAATTCAAATCGCATCAAAAGCACAGCATATCTGCCGATGGAAAGTTGCCCGAGAATCGTATCCGATGGATCGTGTTGGTTATTTGAAATGGAGAGAAGAACTTAAAAAATTCCACGCCAAAACTACTGCTGAAATTCTCCAAAAAGCCGGTTATGATCAAACGTTTATTGATCGCGTTTCCTTTTTAATTGAAAAAAAACTGCTTAAAAAAGACGCTGAAACGCAATTATTGGAAGATGTAATTTGTCTTGTTTTCCTTGAATATTACTTAGAACCTTTCGTTCATAAACACGATGACGAAAAACTAAAAAATATCATCAAAAAAACTTGGGATAAAATGTCTGAGAAAGGACATCAGGCAGCACTGCAAATCAATTATTCTGAAGAAAATTTAAATCTTATAAAAGCCTCTTTAGGATTGTAATTCAATTATATGAAAAAAAGCAGTCAGGAAGAAGATAAAATCACTTTCAAAAATTTACGCCGTCTGTATTTTTTTGCACTTCTTACTATTGCTTTAACTATAATTGTAAGTCAGTTTCTAGTACAATACAATCTGAACCAGCAGTTAAGCGATTCTAAAATCATTAATTTTTCTGGTAAACAAAGAATGCTGAGCCAGAAAATCGTAAAAGAAGTCCTGATTCTGCATTATGTTTCTGATACCGCTTCTGCTAAACAAATTTCACATTTAAAAAGCGTTTTAACTCTGTGGAAAAAGAACCAAAATGCCCTCGTAAATGGCAGTGACAGCTTGGCTTTTCCAAAAGAGAAATCAGAAACACTTCATCAATTATATTTGGAAATCAATCCGATATTCAATAAAATTGCACAGACAGCCGATTCGTTTTTATTGAATTTACAGCAGAAAAAACAAGCTTCTGAAAATCAAAAGCTAGTTCAGGTTATTTTACAAAACGAAGGCATCTTCCTTTCTAAAATGAATCAGATTGTAACCCAATATGATCTTGAAGCACACGAAAAAGTAACCGAACAACGCCGAATCGAATATTGGATTTTTGGATTTACGCTTTTGGTTTTACTATTAGAATTCTTCTTCATTTTCAAACCAACAAATAAGAAAATTGAACGCTTAATTGCTAAACTTGTTTCTTCCGAAAAGAAAGCTTTAAAACTGGCATACGATACCGAAATACTTAGCGAAATCAAGGAAAACTCGGTTAAAGAACTAAAATCGCTCAATTATGCGATGGAAAATACTTTATTGTATTGTAGAATTTCGCCAGAGGGTTCGATCATACATATTGGCGAAAAATTTGCCAAACTGCTCAATTACACCAAATTTTCATCCAACAAAAAATTCTCAGAAGTTTTAACCGTTGACGAAAAGGAACAATCCAATTTTGAGCGTTTGATATTTGAAAAGCAAAGAAGCGGCTGGCAGGGTGAAATAAAAATTATCACCAAAGAAGATTTCGAAATCTGGCTTGATCTGTCTATGGTTCCCGTTATGATTAAGAAAGATGAATTAGAACTCCTAATCGTCTGCTTCAATATTACCGAACGCAAAAAAGCACAACGCGAAGTCGAGCGCTTAAATCTTGAAAACACCACCGAAAAAATCAATCAGCAAAAGATTATTTCAAGCAAAATTGTCGAAAATCAAGAAAACGAGCAAAACCGAATCGCCAAAGAAATTCACGACGGAATTGGCCAGATGCTTACTGGTTTAAAATTCAGTTTAGAAAGCATCAATTTAGACGACAGAGAAAAATCCGAACAAAAAATTGAATATTTAAAGAAACTTTCACTTGATATTATAAAAGGTGTCCGAACGGCAACTTTCAACTTAATGCCGCCAGAATTAAGCGATCACGGAATCGTTTCTTCGCTGGCAAAACTCACGCAAGAACTTTCAAAGCTAACCGGAAAAGAAATCCTTTTCTACAATAAAACAGATTTTGACCAGCGTTTAGATTCCCTAATCGAGATTAATATTTACCGTCTTACGCAGGAAGCCATCAACAACGCTATAAAATATGCCGAGTCGTCGCATATCATTGTCCAGCTTTCTCACAGTGAAACACTTTTAAGCATCATCGTAGACGATAACGGAAAAGGTTTCGACATCAATTCAGTCGACAAAAAACGAAACAGCGAATCTGGAATGGGATTACTATTTATGAAAGAGCGCATACAATACGTCAACGGCCGTGTCTTCATCAATTCAATTCCTGGCGAAGGAACAAGGATTACTTTTAATATTCCGATACTTAAATGAGATAATGCGACAATTTGATAATTAGATAATTCCATACAAATTTCTAATAATACAATTGTCAGGCTGAGCGAATTTAAAGCCCCCTCAATCTAAATCGACAATTTTTGCAGACATTCTTTGCACGGGCTTCGACTTCGCTCAGCCTGACATACTTTATGTTGGCCAAAAATCTAAACACAATCTTATCATTGATATTGCATTTTTTTCTAATGATTTTTTAATATTGGAACTTGGAATTTCAAAAAATTGGAATTTTAAATAAAAAAAGTACGTATATTAGCGTCTTCTTTATAGATGAATATACGTAAATATCCAGAAATCAAATTAAGTAAATTATGAGTAATAACATTCGTGTAGTGCTGGCAGATGATCATGTTTTTGTTAGGGACGGAATCAAATCTTTACTAGAAAACGAAGCAAACATTGAGGTTGTTGGCGAAGCAATAGATGGTGCCGATGCCCTTGAAGTAGTTGAAGAAAGCAAACCAGACTTACTTATAGTAGATATTCGTATGCCAAACTTAACTGGTATAGAGGTAGTAGAAAAACTTAGAAGCGAAAATAACGACGTAAAAATTATAATGCTTTCGATGCACGAATCGGAAGAGTATGTTTTGAAGTCTATAAAAGCTGGCGCCGATGGTTATTTACTAAAAGGTTCGAGCAAAGAAGAATTTCTAAAAGCGCTTCATAGTGTTGCTGCAGGAGGAAAATACTTCAGCGGTGATATTTCTTCTATTTTAATCAGTCAATTGACAAATTCATCTCCATCATTAGAACCTAAACAAAATTTAGGAGAAGAAATGATGATTACTAAAAGAGAAAAAGAAATTCTAACCCTTTTATTATCTGGAAAAGGAAATAAAGAAATAGCCGAAGCACTTGACATCAGCAAACGTACAGCTGAAGTTCATCGTTTTAATTTGATGAAAAAACTAAAAGTTAAAAACTTGATGGAACTTTCTAATAAAGCCGCGGAGTATTCACTTATCTAAAAAAATAAGTATTAATACGTAATTATTTTTCAAAAACTGCGTTTTGGCATCTTTTAACTAAGTTATAGTACTTATTTTTACTAAAAAATATAAGTGCTATGAAAAATACAAACTCATTATCGAAATCACACAAAATTTTATTTTTGAACACATTGGCTTTTACAGCGTGTTTTGCCTGCTGGACATTAAACGGGGTTTTAGTAACCTTTTTGGTAGATAACGGAATTTTCCACTGGAGCGTTGTTCAGGTTGGATGGTTACTTGGAATTCCAATTTTGACGGGATCAATCATGCGACTTCCAATTGGTATTCTGACCGATAAATTTGGAGGAAAATATGTTTTTTCACTTTTACTATTGCTTAGTTCAATTCCGCTATTTCTCCTTCCCTACGCCGACAGTTTTTTTATGTTTGCATTATTAAGTTTCTTTTTCGGAATGGTCGGAACCAGTTTTGCAGTCGGAATTGGCTATACATCAATCTGGTACCCAAAAGAATGGCAGGGGCGCGCTTTAGGAATCTTCGGAATGGGAAATGCAGGTGCTGCCATTACTACCTTTCTGGCACCCTCGCTATTAAATCACTTTTCAATTGAAGATCCGCAAAATGGATGGAAAATACTTCCTGTAATTTACGCCGTTTCTTTAGTTGTCATCGGAATCTCATTTTTAATTTTTGCTCAAAATAAAAAAATAGAAAACAGCAACAAAACTGTTTCACAAATGCTCATTCCATTAAAATCGGCTAGAGTTTGGCGTTTTGGTGCTTATTACTTTTTAGTTTTTGGCTGTTTTGTAGCGTATTCGCAATGGCTTTTACCAAATTTCATGAATGTGTATCAAACCAGTCTTGTAATGGGCGGCCTGTTTGCTACTATGTTTAGTCTTCCTTCTGGTGTTATTAGAGCCTTTGGAGGTTATTTGTCTGATAAATATGGAGCTAGAAAAGTAATGTACTGGGTTTTGGGTTCTTCTGTAATTTTAAGCGCCTTACTAATGGTTCCGAAAATGGAAATCACTACTGCGGGCCCTGGAATACTAGCTGCAAAAAAAGGAGTTGTTAACGAAATCAACGAAAACACTGTAAAAGTGGGTGACAAAGAATATCCAATTATGCAGAAAGCTTCACTTGTAAGTGAGAACGCCATATTTCCAACCACTTCGAGCTGGCAGAATGTTGTAGTATCTCATAATCAAAATGTTGCAAAAAAAGAATTAATCGCAAAAGGAATCACAGTTATTAAATTTGATGCCAATATGTGGG from Flavobacterium fluviale includes these protein-coding regions:
- a CDS encoding DUF4202 domain-containing protein, whose protein sequence is MTTPFQKASEWIDAENAQDPNIEIDQNQEYPKELLYSNRMYERLMQFEPNASEEIQIASKAQHICRWKVARESYPMDRVGYLKWREELKKFHAKTTAEILQKAGYDQTFIDRVSFLIEKKLLKKDAETQLLEDVICLVFLEYYLEPFVHKHDDEKLKNIIKKTWDKMSEKGHQAALQINYSEENLNLIKASLGL
- a CDS encoding response regulator transcription factor; the encoded protein is MSNNIRVVLADDHVFVRDGIKSLLENEANIEVVGEAIDGADALEVVEESKPDLLIVDIRMPNLTGIEVVEKLRSENNDVKIIMLSMHESEEYVLKSIKAGADGYLLKGSSKEEFLKALHSVAAGGKYFSGDISSILISQLTNSSPSLEPKQNLGEEMMITKREKEILTLLLSGKGNKEIAEALDISKRTAEVHRFNLMKKLKVKNLMELSNKAAEYSLI
- a CDS encoding MFS transporter, whose protein sequence is MKNTNSLSKSHKILFLNTLAFTACFACWTLNGVLVTFLVDNGIFHWSVVQVGWLLGIPILTGSIMRLPIGILTDKFGGKYVFSLLLLLSSIPLFLLPYADSFFMFALLSFFFGMVGTSFAVGIGYTSIWYPKEWQGRALGIFGMGNAGAAITTFLAPSLLNHFSIEDPQNGWKILPVIYAVSLVVIGISFLIFAQNKKIENSNKTVSQMLIPLKSARVWRFGAYYFLVFGCFVAYSQWLLPNFMNVYQTSLVMGGLFATMFSLPSGVIRAFGGYLSDKYGARKVMYWVLGSSVILSALLMVPKMEITTAGPGILAAKKGVVNEINENTVKVGDKEYPIMQKASLVSENAIFPTTSSWQNVVVSHNQNVAKKELIAKGITVIKFDANMWVFLVLVILIGISWGIGKAAVYKHIPEYFPTEVGVVGGIVGMIGGLGGFFGPIIFGYLLTATGIWSSSWIFILLFSIVCLVWMHYTITQLTKKKELTTSKVMLEAAA
- the nirD gene encoding nitrite reductase small subunit NirD, with amino-acid sequence MEEILNQYETVHASDATIWFKAGKVEDFPTNRGGCIKYKNKQIAIFNFTRRNEWYACQNACPHKMEMVLSRGMTGSADDVPKIACPMHKKTFSLVDGSNLNGDDFKIATYPIKVVENEVFVGFVD
- a CDS encoding PAS domain-containing sensor histidine kinase; translation: MKKSSQEEDKITFKNLRRLYFFALLTIALTIIVSQFLVQYNLNQQLSDSKIINFSGKQRMLSQKIVKEVLILHYVSDTASAKQISHLKSVLTLWKKNQNALVNGSDSLAFPKEKSETLHQLYLEINPIFNKIAQTADSFLLNLQQKKQASENQKLVQVILQNEGIFLSKMNQIVTQYDLEAHEKVTEQRRIEYWIFGFTLLVLLLEFFFIFKPTNKKIERLIAKLVSSEKKALKLAYDTEILSEIKENSVKELKSLNYAMENTLLYCRISPEGSIIHIGEKFAKLLNYTKFSSNKKFSEVLTVDEKEQSNFERLIFEKQRSGWQGEIKIITKEDFEIWLDLSMVPVMIKKDELELLIVCFNITERKKAQREVERLNLENTTEKINQQKIISSKIVENQENEQNRIAKEIHDGIGQMLTGLKFSLESINLDDREKSEQKIEYLKKLSLDIIKGVRTATFNLMPPELSDHGIVSSLAKLTQELSKLTGKEILFYNKTDFDQRLDSLIEINIYRLTQEAINNAIKYAESSHIIVQLSHSETLLSIIVDDNGKGFDINSVDKKRNSESGMGLLFMKERIQYVNGRVFINSIPGEGTRITFNIPILK